gaaaaccactacaagataaaatttccaaaaatttgatACCTGAATCAAACCCAAAAAATAGGTTAGGAAGTAAAGAATTGAACCTTTCTTCTGGAAAGTCATTTTCAAATGTTTTACATACAGCCAAGATGAAAATGAAGACAGTGCACTTCAACAATCTTTCAGGTGATGAAATAATAAAGTCTAGCACTGGAGTGCGAATGAAACACTGCACACCAAACAGTAGTACTAAAAATGTTGGTTCTCCGAAAACTGTGCAGGTCCTTAATACACCCACCAAAAGTAATGGTAAAGGTGACACACACAACCTTTTGTCATCATTACATCCATCATCACAAGTAAAGTCAATTAGATCGTGTACGGCAGAAATAAATCCGGTATGTTCTCCTTCAGTTTCAGAATGTGGTAAGCTGGATacaagaatgaaagaaaatgaagtatCAAGGAAACTACTATCATTCTTTAGTCCAGCGCATACTGCAGGTAATTCAAGAAACAATTATTCAATTCCAGTTACAGAGAGAACTCCAGCCAAACAAGTGGCTGCTAGATCCTATAATGCAGAAAAGGAAAATATTGAAATCAGTCATTCTGAAAATGTACAGCCCTCCTTTTCATCTGACACAGCTGAGCAACAATGtgacaaaacacaaagaaatctagatgtttcaaattgttttggttttgatgatgatgctgatagCGAAGATGGAGATTTCTCACCAGCTAAGACATTTACTAAAAGTTCTCATAAGTTGGGGAAATTTCAGTGTTCAACCCCCAAAGATGTCAGTCAAAAGAAAGATGCATCACAGCCTTTCAGATTCCCTGCCCTTTCAatagttaaaaaaagaaaattccTCCAAACAGTTGGAAACACACCTGCTGCAGTAACAAATCTGAGTGGAAAAACCGAAAGTTCAGGCAGTACTTTAAAAAGAAAACCTTgtattcctgccagttctccagtTAAAGAACCCATCACACCTGCCATATTTGATATTGAAGATGAAGTTCACGAGTCTCAAgatgatgaaaaatatgaaagtGAACATCAGCAACTGCAGAAGAAACACAAGGACTGTGTAGCAATTTCTTCACCACAAAAGAAGGTAAACTCCATAATTTTATGGTACTTACTTCACTAAAAAGTCATACAGAATAAATTGTGTTTGTCAGTAAGGTTGTGAGTGAGCCATTGAGGTATTCACATTGCTTTATTGGCCAGTAGGCCAGTGATATTAGCTTAAGCTTGCATTTAATTTTCTTTAAGACAGTACCTGCtgcagtacaaaaaaaaaagttgaccaatCAACAAAGCAAAATAACTGTAAAGGTAAGCTAATATCATCAACTTAATACAATCTATCATATATTTTTAGCCTCATAAATTTTCAATATCTCCCCTGGACAGTGGCAACAGTGATTAAAATAATAATGCGATGTTCTGCTGGGAAATTTAATTGAGGGAAGCAGTTGTTAGGCAGTATGCTACTTGCTGATGAAATTCAAACATGAACTCAATACAAGCAGATAGGATTGCTGTTAATTTTGTAAATCAGTTATTTTTGGCACtgttaccaccaccaccaataataTTCACATTATTTATTGATTAAATTTTTACTCAGTTGCATCTCTGTATCAGTGACATAGAATTTGGCTACTTATTCAGACTGTATTAAAAGAAAGGGTGGGGGGAGACAAAACTATGAAGTCACAAAATGAAAGTAAGAATAGCTCATCCTCCTCACATTCCCATTATTTTGTAGCTTTTGATCCAAGTCTTTATTGTAGGTGTAAGTAATCTTAACAGTTTAAAAAGTACCAAtaattaaaatgattgtttgctatATTATTTGGAAGTGACACAATGACATCATGAAAAataaccgtatttactcgaatctaagccgcactttttttcctgtttttgtaatccaaaaaaccgcctgcggcttagaatcgagtgcaaagtaagtgaaagttctgaaaaatgttggtaggtgctgccacaagtaacttctgccatcgaatatatgtagcgctacacaggcatgctttgcaggcacaaagaaaaatactgacgccaaaacctctgcgacagtaaataaattttttttaaaaaaaaggtggtagacgaacttttttctccaccccgagtttcgaccactgccttTTCATACATTATCCGATGAAgttaatacaaattccgtattgttcatcttcgaatttagcagcatttcaatgtattatgaaaatctgactggcaagactgtttgggatgtttgtcaatatggccaactctacgtgctgaattttttcctacctgtgagaagagatagtTGCTAATATGAActtctatgaattgtgaatcacatgcagtattctcttcaccataagaataatacgaatataaacatttttccatgtattctttcatgtttgttgctatctcatttaaatcctgtctgcctaataaactacgaaacttagTGAgccaacagcaaatgcggaagaatatacatagcatgtaatgtttatattcatattattcttatgcctaatagtgatacagtcagaaatgaagcacagcaattgactagatttttaaacctAAGATGACTCTaaattctgtgcagaatgtaatgtactaaagaggcttctgcaaagattttcaaatggagaaaaattttcgcttaactctcgttcagaacatcatctatcatacacagtctattatttggataTTGTTGATcagtatcaaagaaagcagcactgtaagtaacaataaatagcagtctcttgccattgttctgctaatgagacgattcctctctctctctctctctctctctctctctctctctctctctctttaaattgtaagcggcggtagcattcaaaaagcaaaccatgccgcgagcggcgacaggccgtaaacactcattatcagaatgtgacaaacaatacatgacacagtacagtaatgcattttcagcttagtgacgtaaacacccaaaacaaagagaacggcacttatcagatcagagaaaaataagcaatcgattcaaaccagatgaagcacgtgaataAGGAAGGGTACCTGaataaatacggacagagcgcctgatgcatagcaatggctacctggtaaagcttaactgctaagcttaagactcgaaccaaactactgtagctgtatcatctttcattcgacctaaattgtgtctcatattacaatggaccaactttgtttagatttggaggtgcggcctaaaacttttctctccccttgaatttcgagtctcaaatttcaggtgcggcttagattcgggaaattttttttccttgatttcgagtctcattttttaggTGTGGCtgagattcgagtgcggcttagattcgagtaaatatggtacataAGAAGTTTTCACAATACAAATCTACTATAGACTATTAGTTGGAACTATCTGGACATCAATCTACAGTGATGTGGAAAATCTGAATACTGTTTCGGGTCAAAAGCATGTATTCTCTTTGTGTGGTCAGTTTTTTTATACTTTCCACTGGTCATCAAAAGTAACACATTTGTTAAACAACGTGTCAGATTTGTCTTGCTcacccaaaataacttttttctggTGTGTTAAATGGAAAAATTGTTCCAACCAATGCTTTTTAACATCTTTGGATAGTTCTTGTTGAGAGTATATGTTTTGTCTCTTCCAATAGACATGGAAGATACTGGACTTAggttaattttttaaatgaatcCATGTACATTGTGTTCAAGAATACACTTACTCTTTCCAAGAGCTATTCAAGAATGCATTACACTGTACCGTTTTTGTCAATAGAGCATAGATGTGCAAGCAATAAAGAGTACATAGATTGGGAAGAAACAGAGCTGTTTACTGTCTTGATTGTACACATTACctaccaaatgtactgtaatagTGGGTTTTGTTTATGATTTGTGACTTGTGAACACAGTTACTCCTCTCCCCTCCACACACACCTGATTTGTTGTTGCTTTAGTGTACAGTACACTGCTAATCAGTGTAGTTGTGGATCAGAGTAACGTAGTACACACTGTGAATGCAGTTATGTTACGTAAATATGTATGATGTACATGCATGACAATAAGATAGACATGCTGCTGATCCACAGAGAAAGTACATTGACAGGAAATAATTCAGTAACTTGCATTTTCATGTTTAGTAATGTTAGGGGATGTTATGGTTATTATGTTTATGTTATACTCCAGTGTATGTTTATTTTACagctccgtcttgatcacataaatttttacattttactatgactggtttcggttactgccatcttcagatcgtaaaatattctgatgtggtatcaacatcagaatattttatgatctgaagatggcagtagccaaaaCTGGTCATAGTGAATtgtaaaaatttatgtgatcaaggcggacctgtaaaataaagtgccaaaaatatgatcacaGACTAATTTTCAGACTTTGTCTTCAGTTGTACCTGTACTGTAATTTGCTGTAAGCaggcaaaattcttttttggctcAACTACTGTACAGCAGATAATTTCCTGACGAGCCACCACCTTCTCGCTAGATGTTTGGTCATCCCATTTCTCTACATGGAATGAAAAGTTTAAATGCAAGAGCTCAAAatcgtcatacaacacaaacagaCAAAGCTGCTGAGGTTGCTGTGCTTGCTGCCGTAGCTGCGAATCCTCAAGTCAGCATACGacaaattcagcatgaagttggtGTCTTGAAAATAAGTGCACATATCATTCTGCAATGTCATaaattccatccttaccatgttcatttacacaaaGAACTTCATGGAAATAATTTCAATAATAGAGTTCATATTTGTCAGCAAACTCAGTAACAACTGCCGACTAATTCTAATTTCTTCTCAGATACTCGTTTCGCCGAGGaggtgccattccccaacaaaggaattgtcagtaTGAGAAATATACTTGGAGTCCATCAACAATTCATAATGACTCCGACAGGTAGAGCATCAACTCCATGAGACGTTGGTGTTTGGTGTGGAAAGTCCAGACATACTTTCCTGAGGCTGTGATTGCGACGTATCATGGCTCTCCTTACAGGCATCTAACTTGTGATTAAGTTCGAAATTTCTCTCCTTTGTGCTCTCAAACTGTTGTGTTAACACTTCCACTTACTGAGTTAAAGCAGCAACAGCATCTGCCGTTCTAACGTGTTTCCGTCATTTTGCGTACTCTATTTTCACCATAATGCAACTGATAAAACACCAACCTTCCATTCAACtctacacaaaaaaaaatgtaaacacaaaTTAATTCTTCCATAGAATCATCACCCATCTACATTCAGAACAAACAGCTGCTACAGCTCAGGTACATGGCAACTTGTGCATGGACAAATTTCAAAATGGACATATCACTGGCACTAAATTATCTCATTCACCATTACCTCTAAACAAAGATAAGTCAACGGGTTCCTCTGGCTTCATGAAGATAACTTTAAAAATCTTCTACCTTAGCTCGCACAAGTAACTCTCAAGGGAGCAAACgtaaaaaataacataaataaaactaactcaCTGCTCCACATTGTGCTGAGCTGGTACATACGTCAAGTGCCACTGCCTTACTCACCATTCACAAAAAATAATTCTGTCACCAAAAAGTAGTGTTGGATGTGGACGTACACTTTCTGAAGTAATGTATTGTGTTGGAAAGTGGAACAATCACTTCTGATACCAAATTGTTATAACCCACTGAGCTCAGGGGTTGCTATATGTCGGAACGACTGAGAGGTATGGTTTGGGAGACAGGGATGACACATTGGAGCATGCAGAGAAAGACAGGCAAATGTGTCATTGACTTTATTACATTGAAGATACACAGTGGGCCTTCTGCTGGACTTGGCGATGGTGCTGCACAGTTTTCCAATGCAGGAATCTACAGTGTTGGCACCTGGTCGCCCAGCCTTGTGGACATAGCGCTCCTATTCATGCCACGCCTCGCCTAAGTAGCTGCTGTGTGCGTTAACTGTGCCTGTGGCCCAGAACACGGCTTACTGCTCCCTCAAGCACAACTCTATCCATCCACGCAGAGCAGCTCATTCAGTGCCCACAGACAGCGCTGCACCCTGGAGGCTGTGAGTTCACACCCTGACCCCATCTCTGCAGATGGCAGCTTGCAGTCTGCTGGCTCAAGCCACCCAGAGAGCGGAAGATAGCAGCCTTATTGCTCCTTGAGCCGGTGTAGCTCCAAAGCGTGCCTGCCCCAGTGACGACTCGTCCATGCAGCAGAGGTTGGAGGTATCGTCAGCAGGCTGTCGATATCCATCACCATAAggtcgtcgtggttggcctgcaacttaacAATCGTCATTCTCTCCAGTTCTAGATGAGGGCAGAAAGGTGACTTTTCCCTATGCTTCTGACATAGTTGCCCTGGAGaggacaagtggagtgctctttgatAATTACGTCGTCACCTTTCCTCAGCCCACTTCGGCCCATACACACATCACTAAGCGCTGTTTTAACTGCAACACATGGGTTCTTCACAGCATGTTGGTGCCCTGTGCTGCCCTGCTTACTTCACATATGTATACAGTGCCTGCCAGGCCATGCATTCTAGCTTGTGAGCAGTGCCGTAACCTGCCTTGCGGAATCATTTGCAAAATGTTAATGTTGCCCGCTCCTGTCATCTGATGTGGCAGCTGGTCCCTTAACTACTACTTTCCAGCCATAGCAgtgtgaaatttacaagaattccccaaatcctGTACTTATTTGTGGCACAGCAGTGTGAGGAATGAAATTATTAGTGTTTTTCCATAATTCCATTGAAATCTGGAATAAGTTTTGTCACCATCAATCTTAGATTCGATTCTACATTAAGACAATTTCACTTTAAGATTTTAATACTACAAAGAGCAGAAAAGGTGTGCTCACATATGTAAGTGGTAGGGAAAGGCATCAAATGTTGCAATGCCTTTTTATACAACTGTTCATACACAATGttcattttctttgaaaatgtttttCCGTGAAGTATTGCAGGATAGTTCCAATAGTTGTTCTTGTTCTATATCTGAGAGATTTATACTTTGTATTTCGTGGATTTCTACATTAGTGAAACGATTCTCAATCCAACAACTACCAGGTTGTGGAACAGGGAAATATTCTTGAAAACTTGCAACTTTTTAACCCTTTATTTGGGAAatagtgaaaataaaacaaaaaatttcagtgcttatatttatttattatgctcaaagaaataaaattcagtcagttttagaaatttttgacaaaaattatgaaacgttgcttacaagcaacattgccagcagtagaccacatttatacatattatagaaaCAAAGTGTTTGCCGATAATCTCGAGCAAAAGGTTTCCTGTacgtgaataatttaatttataaacacatttatgcATTCCTGCTGTGTAATAGAACTGTTTCATTTATCCTTCTAGTTCTTCTTGCAATGGAATTTTTGGAAACTCCAGACACACCATCATGAACAAAAATCTTAAAACCCAATTTGTGTGGCTTGTTTTGAATATATTGGTGCTAATTACCTGCTCTTGTACCTTTTATATGGAACCATCATCTCATCTACAGAAAATTCCGACTCTTGTTTCTGCTCATGGCAGTTCTTTACAGTTGACTCAAGAACAGGTCTTATTTTGAAAAGTCTGTCAGAAGAGTTCACAGCATTCTCATTGTTCATAAAATGCAGGTATCGGCAGAGTTTCTGAAAGCGCTTCAAACTGAAAATGCTGGTGATTTTTCCACAAATCATTGACTGAGACCAATAGTCAGTGTACGAAGGCATAGAAACAAGACCCATGTATATCAGAACACGGAaaaattgttccatttcatttatATTGGTGTTTACTGACATGGTAGTTCATTGCACAGAGTATAAGTTCGTTTCCTGCACAATTTTGTCAATTAGTTCTAAATCAAAGAATCTTCTGAAATAACCCAGTGGTGTattgccttcatcagaaaacacaggagAGAGACTTTCTGCCCTAGCAGTTAGATCTTCCTTTACCCACATGTAagtgactgattttgtaattttctttttctcttgaCTGACACTTGCACTAGAAGGATTAACTGCTGAAGGTCCTTGCACATGTTCAGCCTCTGAGATTTCACTTCCTGAATCAGAATCAGTTTCTGGTATAACTGGGTTATGGAACTGAGATTGATGCTCTGGAATATAGTCTGGGTCATCATCAGTACAGTCTGCCAAAACTTCGAGTTCAGAGTCCTCAGATTCGCTTAGGTCAGAGAAAGCTGGCTTTCCTGGTGGAATTACTATTCCGCTCGCttttttaattccataaaatattctgGAATCCATAGCTAAAAAGCCCCCGAAAATAAAAATGTCTACTCTGTCACGCCATAAGAATATGTAATATACTAATGGCACATGTCCCAACTATGGGTTGCTAATAggcaacataaaagttttatactaTTTACGTAATTCAAAACAATATTAGATTGACATATTTCTGCTGTAAACTCGCCTCTGGGTATTTCTTGACGAAAATCTGCTAAGATTACTGCCAGTTTATTGAAATCCACTCTTTCAGAACCAAAATAAGACACCCTGCTGTTCACACGAGGAGATCTCTGTAAAACCACTGCACAAACTGCCATTTCGTGTGGAAAACCTTGAACTATTACAACAACTGGCATTTGCAGTGTGTAAAGAAACGTTGCCTGGAGGCAGTAATGCAAGTAAAAGGCACTGGGAATTGTTTGTTGTCCCATAAGGCCAACGTaaatttgatgttgcttgagagcaacactgccaaataaagggttaaaagGCAGTGATATGACgagagatttgatttctacctggtgactccAGTGTCTTGTCAACATCTTTTAGATAATCTTCCATAACGTCTTGacattttagatttgttttttctttctttctgtattgGACCTCACAACAGTTTTTCCTCTTGCGGTCCCAGCATTCTCGGGTTTTATAATAGGTGCTTATGATCTAGGAGCCATTAGGTAGGAAACCTGCAATTGGTGGATACCATGCTTTGGATTCTGGGATGGTCATTCAGGAATATAGATTTATTCTGTCTGAGGCAAAATAGAATCACAGAATAAATGATCACGTAAACTAGGTACCAAATTCACTTTTGTTTAAATAACACTAATTAAATATAAAGTGCTTCTTAAGAACAAAAATGATGTTGTCAGATACTGCCTCAgttacatgttgttgttattgtggccttcagtcctgagactggtttgatgcagctctccatgccatgctactctatcctgtggaagcttcatcatctcccagtactgcaacccacatccttctgaatctgcttagtgtattcatctcttggtctccctctacgatttttaccctccacgctgccctccaatactaaattggtcatccctagatgcctcagaacatgtcctactaactggtcccttctttttgtcaagttgtgccacatactcctcttctccccaattctattcaatacttcatcattagttacatgatctacccatctaatcttcagcattcttctgtagcaccacatttcgaaagcttctattctcttcttgtctaaactatttatcgtccatgtttcacttccatacgtggctacactccatacaaatactttcagaaacgacatcctgacacttaaatctatacttgatgttaacaaatttctcttcttcagaaacgctttccttgccattgccagtctacattttatatcttctctactttgaccatcatcagttattttgctccccaaatagcaaaactcctttactactttaagtgtctcattccctgatctaattccctcagcatcacccgacttaattcgactacattccattatcctcgttttggttttgttgatgttcatcttacatcctcctttcaaaacactctccattccgttcaactgctcttccaagtcctttgctgtctctgacagaattacaatgtcatcggcgaacctcaaagtttttatttcttcaccatggattttaatacctactccgaatttttcttttgtttcctttattgcttgctcaatatacagattgaataacatcggggagaggctacaaccctgtcttaatcccttcccaaccactgcttccctttcacgcccctcgactctttaactgccatctggtttctgtacaaattgtaaatagcctttcgctccctgtattttatccctgccacctttagaatttgaaagagtattccagtcaacattgtcaaaaactttctctaagtctacaaatgctagaaacgtaggttttcctttccttaatctttcttctaagataagtcgtaaggtcagtattgcctcacgtgttccagtgtttctacggaatccaaactgatcttccccgaggttggcttctactagtttttctattcgtctgtaaagaattcgtgttagtattttgcagctgtgacttattacactgatagttcggtaattttcacatctgtcaacacctgctttctttgggattggaattattatattcttcttgaagtctgagggtatttcgcctgtctcatacatcttgctcaccagatgtcatgactggctctcccaaggccgtcagtagttctaatggaatgttgtctactcccggggcctcgtttcgagtcaggtctttcagtgctctgtcaaactcttcacgcagtatcgtatctcccatttcatcttcatctacatcctcttccatttccataatattgtcctcaagtaaatcgcccttgtatagaccctctatatactccttccacctttctgctttcccttctttgcctagaactgggtttccatctgagctcttgatattcatacatgtggttctcttttctccaaaggtctctttaattttcctgtaggcagtatctatcttacccctagtgagataagcctctacatccttacatttgtcctctagccatccctgcttagccatttggcacttcttgttgatctcatttttgagacgtttgtattcctttttgcctgcttcatttactgcatttttatatttcctcctttcatcaattaaattcaatatttcttctgttacccaaggatttctactagccctcttctttttacctacttgatcctctgctgccttcactacttcatccctcagagctacccattcttcttctactgtatttctttcccccattc
This Schistocerca nitens isolate TAMUIC-IGC-003100 chromosome 1, iqSchNite1.1, whole genome shotgun sequence DNA region includes the following protein-coding sequences:
- the LOC126193696 gene encoding uncharacterized protein LOC126193696, with the protein product MKVLSNTRWTAANNNGDLVSSSRYTRRIAAGCSKKGEPNVISKLGTRNISASRCVLRDKTNSCVANVKSSVYAPIGYKNSENRLCSVTNPLMVSRKNLPESFSFNHKETKDTMKKSETSQNEDVYEFVLDEGEVNENKPKTKKQSKRKRVQRKIIDSPEEVLPAKKKRKPLQDKISKNLIPESNPKNRLGSKELNLSSGKSFSNVLHTAKMKMKTVHFNNLSGDEIIKSSTGVRMKHCTPNSSTKNVGSPKTVQVLNTPTKSNGKGDTHNLLSSLHPSSQVKSIRSCTAEINPVCSPSVSECGKLDTRMKENEVSRKLLSFFSPAHTAGNSRNNYSIPVTERTPAKQVAARSYNAEKENIEISHSENVQPSFSSDTAEQQCDKTQRNLDVSNCFGFDDDADSEDGDFSPAKTFTKSSHKLGKFQCSTPKDVSQKKDASQPFRFPALSIVKKRKFLQTVGNTPAAVTNLSGKTESSGSTLKRKPCIPASSPVKEPITPAIFDIEDEVHESQDDEKYESEHQQLQKKHKDCVAISSPQKKVVQKSYGTPRLGTRLRQPVQEPKEFSEDEAEEIVPKKHKRTHRPPKTNEADEWAKCFNSMCETIDSFELVVE